From a single Arachis hypogaea cultivar Tifrunner chromosome 3, arahy.Tifrunner.gnm2.J5K5, whole genome shotgun sequence genomic region:
- the LOC112790286 gene encoding LOB domain-containing protein 40 translates to MRLSCNGCRVLRKGCSGECPIRPCLQWIKSPQSQANATLFLAKFYGRAGLINLIHAAAPHLRPAAFKSLLHEACGRIVEPILGCTGLLSSGRWDLCEAAVEAVLSGAPVGKVSLWCESAGSSMLKACDIRHVANKGMKSGLHKVKESTKGFKRNGGGKGKRGKEIADVSDDDWASGLSDHRSLVNGNGDSCSVETETDTVEAAEACDGGLDLNLTLGCFSS, encoded by the coding sequence ATGAGATTAAGCTGCAACGGTTGCCGAGTGCTGCGAAAGGGATGCAGCGGGGAATGCCCGATCAGGCCATGCCTTCAGTGGATAAAGTCGCCGCAGTCGCAGGCCAACGCCACCCTCTTCCTGGCCAAATTCTACGGCCGAGCCGGCCTCATCAAcctcatccatgcggccgcaccGCATCTACGACCAGCGGCGTTTAAGTCGCTGCTCCACGAAGCGTGCGGGAGGATCGTGGAGCCCATTCTTGGGTGCACGGGGTTGCTGTCGTCGGGGCGGTGGGACCTTTGCGAGGCGGCCGTGGAGGCCGTTTTGAGTGGGGCCCCAGTCGGGAAGGTGTCGTTGTGGTGCGAGTCTGCGGGTTCTTCGATGCTGAAGGCGTGCGATATAAGACACGTGGCGAATAAGGGAATGAAGAGTGGGTTGCACAAGGTGAAGGAGAGCACTAAGGGTTTCAAACGGAACGGAGGAGGAAAAGGGAAGAGAGGGAAGGAGATTGCTGACGTCAGCGACGACGACTGGGCTTCCGGACTGAGTGACCATAGAAGTTTAGTTAACGGTAACGGTGATAGCTGCTCCGTGGAAACCGAGACGGACACGGTGGAGGCTGCAGAAGCGTGTGACGGAGGcttggacctcaacttgacttTGGGGTGTTTCTCGTCTTAA